In Paraburkholderia aromaticivorans, a single window of DNA contains:
- a CDS encoding HpcH/HpaI aldolase family protein, producing the protein MSTIPTTSALPVNPFKRAISRRDRQIGLWTATGSAYVAEMIAGTGYDWLLIDGEHAPNDLRSTLAQLQAISSGAATLPPGWAIPHPVVRLPVGDPVLIKQYMELGVQTVLVPMVETPQQALALARAMRYPPEGTRGMGSGLARSSRWSRYGNYIHEANEEACLLVQVETIEALHHIDAIAATPGVDGVFIGPADLSASMGLRGQANHPAVVDAIRHAVERIHLTGKASGILATVEAQANQWIDAGVTFIAVGVDISLFAQAAKALAARFQPGCPSASVATAGY; encoded by the coding sequence ATGAGCACGATCCCGACGACGTCCGCCCTGCCGGTCAATCCTTTTAAACGTGCCATTTCCCGACGCGATAGACAGATCGGCCTCTGGACAGCCACGGGGAGTGCCTACGTGGCAGAGATGATCGCGGGCACCGGCTACGACTGGCTGCTCATCGACGGCGAGCATGCTCCCAACGATCTGCGCAGCACCCTCGCCCAGTTGCAGGCGATCAGCAGCGGCGCAGCCACCCTGCCTCCCGGATGGGCGATCCCCCACCCGGTGGTGCGCCTGCCCGTAGGAGATCCCGTGCTGATAAAACAGTACATGGAGCTTGGGGTGCAAACCGTGCTCGTGCCCATGGTGGAGACGCCGCAGCAGGCACTAGCACTGGCGCGCGCCATGCGTTACCCCCCCGAGGGGACGCGGGGCATGGGCAGCGGCCTCGCGCGCTCCTCACGCTGGTCGCGTTACGGCAACTATATTCACGAAGCCAACGAAGAAGCTTGCCTGCTGGTGCAGGTGGAAACGATAGAAGCACTGCACCACATAGACGCTATCGCCGCCACGCCCGGCGTGGATGGCGTATTCATTGGACCTGCCGATTTGTCCGCGTCCATGGGGTTGCGCGGTCAAGCCAACCATCCTGCAGTGGTGGACGCCATCCGGCACGCCGTAGAACGCATTCATCTGACCGGCAAGGCATCAGGCATCCTGGCCACGGTCGAAGCTCAAGCCAACCAGTGGATCGACGCAGGCGTCACCTTCATAGCGGTGGGCGTCGACATCAGCCTGTTCGCACAGGCCGCAAAGGCGTTGGCCGCGCGCTTTCAGCCGGGCTGCCCTTCAGCGTCCGTCGCCACTGCTGGCTACTAG
- a CDS encoding acyl-CoA dehydrogenase, with product MSAVLNVSAPFTQDIPTQRQQAGNADWSEYRERALSAGRQLITDVRRVAPGIGARRAESEQMGKVPDATVADVIEAGIFRTFTPLQYGGLETDPASFFEAVMMIGESDSSAAWIAGQLNCHAFEIALMDPRMQEEFWGDNPDARASSSYAPIGKVREVDGGYVLNGTWTFSSGVDHAQWVILGGGDRNFVVPVSDLSIDHSSWDVQGLKGTGSKAVTLEEVFVPLYRTHHLIDTYNGANQGWLINNRPLYWMSFLGIFNATATNTVLGVARFGIDTFLEQSRVRLTRQGTGAPIANNPFLHLKLADALTRVNGARNRHLANWRDMFELACRGEEPTPLERMRLRFESADANAACFETMADLWPIAGAAASATSNPLQHVFRDLMAARNHGSAGRELAAGQYIKALFGVAPAPFSDFGTLAYYR from the coding sequence ATGTCCGCAGTACTGAACGTCTCAGCCCCTTTTACCCAGGACATCCCCACTCAACGCCAGCAGGCCGGCAACGCAGACTGGTCCGAGTATCGCGAACGTGCGTTGTCCGCCGGTCGTCAACTGATCACCGATGTGCGTCGTGTCGCGCCAGGCATTGGGGCTCGCCGCGCAGAATCGGAGCAAATGGGCAAGGTCCCCGATGCCACCGTTGCCGACGTGATCGAAGCGGGTATTTTCCGTACCTTCACTCCGCTCCAGTACGGCGGCCTGGAAACCGACCCGGCCTCCTTCTTCGAAGCGGTGATGATGATTGGGGAATCCGACAGTTCGGCGGCATGGATCGCTGGCCAGCTGAACTGCCACGCCTTCGAGATCGCGCTGATGGACCCGCGCATGCAAGAGGAATTCTGGGGTGACAACCCCGATGCCCGCGCGTCCAGTTCCTACGCACCGATCGGCAAAGTCCGCGAAGTGGATGGCGGCTACGTGCTCAATGGCACGTGGACCTTTTCCAGCGGCGTCGACCACGCGCAGTGGGTCATCCTCGGCGGTGGTGACCGCAACTTCGTGGTGCCAGTCAGCGATCTGAGCATCGACCATTCCAGCTGGGACGTACAGGGTCTCAAAGGCACCGGCAGCAAGGCCGTCACGTTGGAAGAAGTGTTTGTACCGCTTTACCGCACGCATCACCTGATCGATACCTACAACGGTGCGAACCAGGGCTGGCTGATCAACAATCGGCCGCTCTACTGGATGTCGTTCCTCGGGATCTTCAATGCCACCGCCACTAACACAGTGCTCGGCGTCGCGCGCTTCGGTATCGATACGTTCCTCGAACAGTCACGCGTGCGCCTCACGCGCCAAGGCACCGGCGCGCCAATCGCAAACAACCCCTTTCTGCACCTCAAGCTCGCCGACGCACTGACCAGGGTAAACGGGGCGCGCAACCGTCACCTGGCTAACTGGCGGGATATGTTCGAACTGGCCTGTCGAGGTGAAGAGCCCACACCGTTGGAGCGCATGCGCCTGCGCTTCGAGTCGGCCGATGCCAACGCCGCGTGCTTCGAGACCATGGCTGACTTGTGGCCCATCGCCGGTGCAGCCGCTTCGGCGACCAGCAACCCGCTACAGCATGTGTTCCGCGACCTGATGGCGGCGCGCAACCACGGTTCCGCAGGTCGTGAACTCGCTGCGGGTCAGTACATCAAGGCGCTGTTCGGTGTGGCGCCGGCGCCGTTCAGCGACTTCGGCACGCTGGCCTACTACCGATAA
- a CDS encoding helix-turn-helix domain-containing protein — protein sequence MPDKTSYQQLQPEERLAIASLRLQNVSIQTMARILGRSPATVSRELTRDSSPAGYASVPAEALSAARRSAGRCPTKLCLQSVC from the coding sequence ATGCCCGACAAAACTTCGTACCAACAGCTTCAACCTGAAGAACGCCTCGCCATCGCAAGCCTGCGGCTACAGAATGTAAGTATTCAGACCATGGCTCGAATACTCGGCCGCTCGCCGGCCACCGTGAGCCGCGAACTGACGCGAGACAGCTCTCCTGCGGGCTACGCATCTGTGCCGGCTGAAGCGCTCAGCGCCGCACGCCGCAGCGCGGGTCGCTGCCCCACCAAGCTTTGCCTGCAAAGCGTCTGCTGA
- a CDS encoding DUF4148 domain-containing protein, translating into MRFSASKFTLITATATVLIGAAVPAFAQAYASAPVTVTQAPASDAKAVKKQARAQARAERRAEHKAARAKNTAELKKLESAGYKPGVNDPNYPQQLQDAQKKANAAAGASQ; encoded by the coding sequence ATGCGTTTTTCCGCCAGCAAATTCACCCTGATCACGGCCACGGCTACAGTCCTGATTGGCGCTGCAGTACCAGCCTTCGCGCAAGCCTACGCGAGTGCGCCGGTGACCGTCACGCAGGCTCCTGCTTCGGACGCCAAGGCAGTGAAGAAACAGGCTCGCGCGCAAGCCCGAGCCGAGCGTCGGGCAGAACATAAGGCGGCCCGTGCGAAGAATACGGCAGAACTGAAGAAGCTGGAGAGTGCTGGCTACAAGCCCGGGGTGAATGACCCGAACTATCCGCAGCAATTGCAGGACGCGCAGAAGAAGGCGAACGCCGCAGCAGGCGCCAGCCAGTAA
- a CDS encoding helix-turn-helix domain-containing protein — MRPQTSPEAIDAVRVLVRICPDLVIASMLNRNGLRTGRGNFWTQERVTALRSHHRIPVYSSERRAAEGWLNLTEASALIGVSPKTLRLAVQRGEIAAEHPLSLGPWIFKRDSLETSAVSEFVARTRARRAHPTLPTAQQGSLDFSTT; from the coding sequence ATGCGCCCCCAGACATCCCCTGAAGCGATCGATGCAGTGCGCGTGCTGGTTCGCATCTGCCCGGATCTGGTGATCGCCAGCATGCTCAATCGAAATGGGCTGCGAACCGGACGAGGTAACTTCTGGACCCAGGAGCGCGTCACTGCGCTGCGCAGTCACCATCGAATTCCCGTCTATTCGAGCGAGCGGCGTGCAGCCGAAGGATGGTTGAACCTGACCGAGGCATCGGCACTCATCGGCGTGAGTCCCAAAACGCTTAGGCTCGCAGTCCAGCGCGGCGAGATCGCGGCGGAGCATCCGCTGTCGCTCGGGCCCTGGATCTTCAAGCGCGATTCGCTGGAAACCAGTGCGGTGTCCGAGTTCGTCGCACGTACCCGCGCCCGGCGTGCGCACCCCACATTACCAACGGCACAACAGGGATCTCTAGATTTTTCAACCACATAG
- a CDS encoding recombinase family protein: MQEAIRSVFRRFLAIGSVRQTLLWFLEHGLQLPACTPRGEVHWKRPSYGTVHQILTNPVYGGAYAYGKTECTVHYEAGEPRKRDRRKPRDQWLALIPNAHDGYVEWNEFERIQGAIHANVRMGAHAGAPKNGEALVTGLLRCRRCANKLTVHYTGSRHDALRYSCHRAWLDKGLPRCIAFGGTRVDAAIAQAVLRVVQPAAIEAAIVAREEEIHKHDEVLPHCSVICRQPDTPRNVRRNSMTLPIRRTGSLPTSWSADGMMRCCVWKNWNRALSSARTHLARYRLFNPTSSTTLPQRSS, translated from the coding sequence GTGCAGGAAGCCATCCGTTCGGTATTCCGTCGGTTCCTCGCGATTGGCTCGGTAAGGCAGACGTTGCTATGGTTTCTGGAGCACGGCCTGCAGTTGCCCGCATGCACACCGCGTGGTGAGGTCCACTGGAAGCGACCGTCTTACGGGACCGTGCACCAGATCCTGACCAACCCGGTGTACGGCGGTGCCTATGCGTATGGGAAGACCGAATGTACCGTCCACTATGAGGCTGGAGAACCGCGCAAACGCGATCGGCGCAAGCCACGGGACCAGTGGCTTGCGCTCATCCCCAATGCACACGACGGGTACGTTGAGTGGAACGAATTCGAACGGATCCAGGGCGCCATTCATGCCAACGTGCGTATGGGCGCACACGCCGGCGCACCGAAGAATGGAGAGGCACTTGTGACGGGGCTGTTGAGGTGCCGGCGTTGCGCGAACAAGCTCACGGTACACTACACGGGTAGCCGGCATGACGCCTTGCGCTACAGCTGTCATCGCGCGTGGCTGGACAAGGGGCTGCCCCGTTGTATTGCATTCGGTGGCACACGTGTGGATGCGGCAATCGCCCAGGCAGTCTTGCGGGTAGTGCAACCTGCAGCGATTGAGGCAGCTATCGTGGCTCGCGAAGAAGAGATCCATAAGCATGACGAAGTACTGCCGCATTGCAGCGTGATCTGCAGGCAGCCCGATACACCGCGCAACGTGCGCAGAAACAGTATGACACTGCCGATCCGGCGAACCGGCTCGTTGCCGACGAGCTGGAGCGCCGATGGAATGATGCGCTGCTGCGTGTGGAAGAACTGGAATCGCGCATTGAGCAGCGCTCGCACGCATCTGGCCAGATATCGCCTGTTCAACCCGACGAGTTCAACGACCTTGCCGCAGCGCTCGAGTTGA
- the istB gene encoding IS21-like element helper ATPase IstB, producing the protein MSSPENLQERANALRLYGLLAHWPDLTDASWVAPLLQWEEDERARRSLERRIRDAHLGSFKPLCDFDWAWPTRCDRGAVEELMSLEFVRDTANVVLIGPNGVGKSTLALNLAYQALVNGHTALFTTAGQMLGELAALDSDSALRRRLHRYATPDVLVIDEVGYLSYSNRHADLLFELISRRYGAASTVVTTNRPFAEWSEVFPNAACVVSLVDRLVHRAEVVAIEGESYRVKEARERAEQRAKKRSAARMEKKS; encoded by the coding sequence ATGAGCTCGCCTGAGAACCTGCAGGAGCGCGCGAACGCCCTGCGCCTGTACGGGCTGCTGGCGCATTGGCCGGATCTCACTGACGCCAGCTGGGTTGCGCCGCTGCTGCAGTGGGAAGAAGACGAGCGTGCCCGCCGTTCGCTCGAGCGACGCATCCGCGACGCCCATCTGGGCAGCTTCAAGCCGCTGTGCGACTTTGACTGGGCCTGGCCCACGCGCTGCGACCGGGGCGCCGTCGAAGAACTGATGTCGCTCGAGTTCGTCAGGGACACCGCCAACGTCGTACTGATCGGCCCGAACGGCGTGGGCAAGTCGACCCTGGCGCTGAACCTCGCCTACCAGGCGCTCGTCAACGGGCACACGGCGCTGTTCACAACTGCTGGCCAGATGCTCGGTGAGCTCGCCGCGCTTGACAGTGACTCAGCGTTACGCCGGCGGCTGCACCGGTATGCCACGCCTGACGTGCTCGTAATTGACGAGGTCGGATACCTGTCCTACTCGAATCGCCACGCCGACCTGCTGTTCGAGCTGATCAGCCGCCGGTATGGCGCAGCGAGCACCGTGGTCACCACAAACCGGCCGTTCGCAGAATGGTCGGAGGTGTTTCCGAACGCCGCCTGCGTCGTCTCGCTGGTTGACCGGCTGGTGCATCGCGCCGAAGTCGTCGCGATCGAAGGCGAGTCCTACCGGGTGAAGGAGGCACGTGAACGGGCCGAGCAGCGCGCAAAGAAACGCAGCGCGGCACGCATGGAGAAGAAATCATGA
- a CDS encoding Mu transposase domain-containing protein: MDILQTADTSIFKLQADVHCFSLAHNTIPHTHVRRVLTVRADPRQVRILEGADLLATHVRSYDRGAQIEIAAHIDALVARKREARHHRGLDHLARAAPASHTLMLRAAERGANLGNITAHLLRLLDRYGAAELQAAIEETLASDAAPHQNPVRLALERRRESRQVPPPVAVNLPEHVRSKDTLVTPHRLDIYDQITGGTDELA; the protein is encoded by the coding sequence ATGGACATCCTGCAGACTGCCGATACCAGCATTTTCAAGCTGCAGGCTGATGTCCATTGTTTTTCTCTTGCGCATAACACGATCCCGCATACCCACGTGCGGCGCGTGCTTACGGTCCGGGCCGATCCCCGGCAGGTGCGCATTCTCGAGGGCGCCGATTTGCTTGCGACTCATGTGCGTAGCTACGATCGCGGCGCGCAGATCGAGATTGCCGCGCACATCGACGCCCTCGTTGCACGCAAACGTGAAGCCCGTCACCATCGCGGCCTCGATCATCTCGCCCGCGCAGCGCCGGCCAGTCACACACTCATGCTGCGCGCGGCTGAACGCGGCGCCAATCTCGGCAATATCACTGCCCACCTGCTGCGGCTGCTTGACCGTTATGGTGCAGCCGAACTGCAGGCGGCGATCGAGGAAACGCTCGCCAGCGATGCCGCGCCTCACCAGAATCCGGTGCGTCTGGCGCTGGAGCGTCGGCGCGAGTCGCGCCAGGTACCGCCGCCAGTGGCGGTGAACCTGCCCGAGCACGTGCGTAGCAAGGACACGCTGGTGACCCCTCACCGGCTCGACATCTACGACCAGATAACGGGAGGTACTGATGAGCTCGCCTGA
- a CDS encoding integrase codes for MLETHNPVIPTRIYQHFLSACEHDLSIAEAVADMLSDYLARRYSGERPDVCAALVRVAAHFGCKDSPYVASFLVASIGALCQLVILSFTGMRAGEAENLPYNCLSETRLDGVTHYTIEGVTTKLSGGRPKRACWVTSPLAARAVRLAQRLSGEAHRAHSAQGYAESTDGSYLLFCRMGLRLGYVANRAASTVHYDIEAFRERVFPTITVEDIAELKRVDMHRAWEDEPKYVLGQQWPFTRHQLRRTLALYAHRSGLVTLPTLKRQLQHITQEMSRYYARGSAFAKGFIDTDRTHFAKEWAEAQHLSAYLAYAEQVLFSDERLFGGHAAWTQSRAVQSSPVSVYSREQTVRMFGKGELAYRETVLGGCVSVEPCKSTPLDWMRLDCLESNCRNLVVVPSKLQRVIKAQQVTVAKLRAVDETSVEYRIEAQTLQRLLDAQKKLIKPEAA; via the coding sequence GTGCTGGAAACTCACAACCCTGTCATCCCGACGCGGATCTACCAGCACTTCCTGTCGGCCTGTGAGCATGACCTCAGCATCGCAGAGGCCGTCGCTGACATGCTGTCAGACTACCTCGCACGCAGGTACTCTGGTGAGAGGCCGGACGTCTGTGCGGCACTGGTAAGGGTTGCTGCGCACTTCGGGTGCAAGGACTCCCCTTACGTTGCGTCGTTTCTTGTAGCGTCGATCGGCGCACTATGCCAGCTTGTCATCCTGTCGTTCACGGGCATGCGTGCGGGAGAAGCAGAGAACCTGCCGTACAACTGTCTGAGTGAGACCCGGCTGGATGGTGTGACGCACTACACCATCGAGGGCGTCACGACCAAGCTGTCGGGCGGCCGACCCAAGCGCGCATGCTGGGTCACCAGCCCGCTCGCTGCCCGTGCCGTCAGGCTCGCGCAACGGTTGTCGGGCGAGGCACACCGTGCGCACAGCGCGCAAGGCTACGCCGAATCGACGGACGGTTCGTACCTGCTGTTCTGCCGGATGGGTCTGCGTTTGGGGTACGTAGCAAACCGGGCAGCGAGTACCGTACATTACGACATCGAAGCCTTTCGTGAGCGCGTCTTTCCGACGATCACGGTCGAGGATATCGCTGAACTGAAGCGCGTCGACATGCACCGCGCGTGGGAAGACGAGCCGAAGTACGTGCTCGGGCAGCAGTGGCCGTTCACGCGCCATCAGCTTCGCAGGACCCTGGCCCTCTACGCCCATCGGAGCGGCCTCGTGACGCTACCGACGCTCAAGCGTCAGCTGCAGCACATCACTCAAGAGATGAGCAGGTACTACGCCCGCGGCTCGGCGTTCGCGAAGGGCTTCATCGACACCGACAGGACCCACTTCGCGAAGGAATGGGCGGAGGCGCAACACCTGTCCGCGTACCTTGCATACGCCGAGCAGGTGCTGTTCTCTGACGAGCGGCTGTTCGGCGGGCACGCAGCGTGGACGCAGAGCCGTGCCGTGCAATCCTCGCCTGTATCGGTTTACTCACGCGAGCAGACGGTGAGGATGTTCGGGAAGGGCGAGCTGGCGTACCGCGAGACGGTATTGGGCGGCTGCGTCAGCGTCGAGCCGTGCAAGTCAACGCCACTCGACTGGATGCGTCTGGATTGCCTTGAATCGAACTGCCGTAATCTCGTCGTCGTGCCGTCGAAGCTTCAGCGCGTGATAAAGGCGCAGCAGGTTACGGTCGCGAAGCTGCGCGCGGTCGATGAGACGAGCGTCGAATACCGTATCGAGGCGCAGACGCTGCAACGACTGCTCGATGCGCAGAAGAAACTGATCAAACCGGAGGCAGCATGA
- a CDS encoding integrase, producing the protein MSRQYEEVRMPLAGGTTLLHPERALLRWEGVSKRSDIGQICYLTRDTSSPQRTRHTFDHISFSSERARIVRLLVTQLSGRMASGTRRPETISLYSRVVLEFVNWADRQGLHQTLCDEKVTAEAVHRYFREKREQVSLGNLKRNSVGTKQRYLLSMLRELFRNDDFCADERVLRHQLDASVPTAVPDAGAQAALLAWADALFSSISTLVLDFEPYPVRVTTARGESLCLVPYRHHRREGDGSHSLAGWNLETGEPRTREELTMHMAEAGAKNPFKRSGDIATRAAKHLAAANKDAQSSIRRSHASMAVLCFATLFLAETGVNRAQLLAMKWSPELAASLQGTSVARQKFREVKYRAGGRNVTFTVSLGFMPKLKAYLALREYLVQDADCDALFMAVGCSSQRRQLVCLSPQFLIQLYARLDTLGIVLSRITARQWRAAKQDWAVSNHGPVVAARLMGHSVETALRSYSNGTDAAHKAEMGAFLASVEKTVLKPGDDPAGSIRSAVGVCIGFHKPAPVADLISVQPDCRSTEGCLFCDQYRVHADATDIRKLLSCRHCVRLASGRADSIEQYDSSFGAVLRRVDFLLDELRKRDAALFDQIEQHVDIEGNLDAFWSAKLDQLYELGVA; encoded by the coding sequence CAGGTGGGAAGGCGTCAGCAAACGTTCCGATATCGGTCAGATCTGCTATCTGACGCGTGACACGTCGAGCCCGCAGCGCACGCGACACACTTTCGACCACATAAGCTTCAGCAGCGAACGCGCCAGGATCGTACGTCTGCTGGTGACCCAGCTTTCCGGGCGTATGGCCTCTGGCACGAGGCGCCCGGAGACGATCTCCCTGTATTCGCGCGTCGTGCTTGAGTTCGTCAACTGGGCCGACAGGCAGGGCTTGCATCAGACGCTTTGTGACGAGAAGGTTACGGCGGAGGCCGTTCACCGCTACTTCCGTGAGAAGCGCGAACAGGTTTCGCTGGGCAACCTGAAGCGCAATTCCGTCGGCACCAAGCAGCGTTATCTGTTGTCGATGCTACGTGAGTTATTCCGAAACGACGACTTCTGCGCCGATGAGAGGGTGCTACGCCATCAACTGGATGCTTCTGTGCCGACGGCTGTGCCTGACGCCGGTGCACAAGCCGCCCTGCTCGCGTGGGCTGACGCGCTCTTTAGCAGCATCAGCACGCTGGTGCTCGACTTCGAGCCGTACCCGGTGCGCGTGACCACGGCGCGAGGTGAGAGTCTTTGCCTTGTTCCCTACAGACACCATCGTCGCGAAGGCGACGGCTCGCACAGCCTGGCTGGCTGGAATCTGGAAACGGGAGAGCCGCGCACCCGGGAAGAACTCACGATGCACATGGCTGAGGCTGGCGCTAAAAACCCTTTTAAGCGTTCGGGGGACATCGCCACGCGTGCGGCTAAACATCTTGCGGCGGCGAACAAGGACGCACAGTCATCGATCCGTCGCTCACACGCTTCGATGGCGGTCCTTTGCTTTGCAACGCTGTTTCTGGCCGAAACGGGCGTCAACCGCGCACAACTGCTGGCCATGAAGTGGAGCCCGGAGCTTGCCGCGAGCCTGCAGGGTACATCGGTTGCACGTCAGAAGTTTCGTGAGGTCAAGTACCGTGCAGGCGGGAGGAACGTTACATTCACCGTCTCGCTGGGCTTCATGCCGAAGCTCAAGGCGTATCTGGCATTGCGCGAGTATCTGGTGCAGGACGCAGACTGCGACGCGTTGTTCATGGCAGTCGGGTGTTCTTCACAGCGACGACAGCTAGTGTGTCTCTCACCCCAGTTTCTGATTCAGCTTTATGCTCGACTCGACACGCTCGGGATCGTGCTGTCGCGCATTACCGCACGCCAATGGCGTGCGGCGAAACAGGATTGGGCGGTGAGCAACCACGGCCCTGTCGTCGCCGCCAGGCTGATGGGGCACTCGGTGGAAACGGCGCTCCGCTCGTACTCGAACGGTACGGATGCCGCGCACAAGGCTGAGATGGGCGCGTTCCTCGCTTCGGTCGAGAAGACCGTGCTGAAGCCCGGCGACGACCCGGCGGGCAGCATCAGGAGCGCGGTGGGCGTCTGCATCGGGTTCCATAAGCCCGCACCGGTCGCGGACCTGATCAGCGTACAGCCTGACTGCCGCTCGACCGAAGGATGTCTCTTCTGCGACCAGTATCGCGTGCACGCCGACGCCACCGACATCCGCAAGCTGCTGAGCTGCCGTCACTGCGTCAGGCTCGCGAGCGGACGCGCTGACTCGATCGAGCAGTACGACAGCTCGTTCGGCGCGGTGCTGCGCCGCGTTGATTTCCTGCTGGATGAACTGCGTAAGCGCGACGCCGCGCTGTTCGATCAGATCGAGCAGCACGTTGATATCGAAGGCAATCTTGACGCTTTCTGGTCGGCGAAGCTCGACCAGCTTTACGAATTGGGAGTGGCATGA